A genomic region of Pyrus communis chromosome 14, drPyrComm1.1, whole genome shotgun sequence contains the following coding sequences:
- the LOC137715357 gene encoding uridine kinase-like protein 3: MNMGSNSVVDMIEASSGVHFSGFHMDGLEKIQKVELPITSAHENMHKQPFVIGVAGGAASGKTTVCDMIIQQLHDQRVVLVNQDSFYHNLTEEELNRVHEYNFDHPDAFDTEKLLSSMDKLKHGQAVDIPNYDFKSYKHSVFPARRVNPSDVIILEGILAFHDPRVRELMNMKIFVDTDADVRLARRIRRDTVEKGRDIGQVLDQYSNFVKPAFDDFILPTKKYADIIIPRGGDNHIAVDLIVQHIRTKLGQHDLCKIYPNLYVIHSTFQIRGMHTLIRDSQTTKHDFVFYSDRLIRLVVEHGLGHLPFTEKQVITPTGSVYIGVDFCKRLCGVSIIRSGESMENALRACCKGIKIGKILIHREGDNGQQLIYEKLPNDISERHVLLLDPILGTGNSAAQAISLILEKGVPESNIIFLNLISAPQGVHMVCKRFPRIKIVTSEIESGLNEDFRVVPGMGEFGDRYFGTDDDDQVVGPPSV, from the exons ATGAACATGGGCTCGAATTCAGTTGTGGATATGATAGAGGCCTCCTCAGGGGTTCATTTTTCTGGATTTCACATGGATGGCTTAGAGAAAATACAGAAGGTGGAGCTACCGATAACATCAGCACATGAAAACATGCATAAACAGCCCTTCGTTATTG GTGTTGCTGGTGGGGCAGCTTCTGGTAAGACTACTGTTTGTGATATGATTATACAGCAGCTTCATGATCAGCGTGTTGTTCTTGTTAACCAG GATTCCTTTTATCATAATCTGACTGAGGAGGAACTTAATCGTGTACATGAATACAACTTTGACCATCCTG ATGCTTTTGACACTGAGAAACTATTATCTTCTATGGACAAGTTGAAGCATGGGCAAGCAGTAGATATTCCAAACTATGATTTCAAAAGTTACAAGCATAGTGTGTTTCCAGCTAGACGG GTAAATCCTTCAGATGTCATAATCTTGGAAGGCATTCTTGCTTTCCATGATCCTCGTGTCCGAGAGTTGATGAATATGAAGATTTTTGTTGATACAG ATGCTGATGTTCGGTTGGCTAGGAGGATAAGGCGTGATACAGTTGAGAAGGGAAGGGATATTGGTCAAGTTCTTGATCAG TACTCAAATTTTGTTAAGCCGGCTTTTGATGACTTTattcttccaactaagaagtaTGCTGATATCATTATTCCTCGCGGCGGAGATAATCACATAGCTGTTGATTTGATTGTACAACATATTCGTACTAAGCTTGGTCAACATGACCTTTGTAAAATTTATCCCAATTTATATGTCATACACTCTACCTTTCAG ATACGGGGTATGCATACCCTCATACGTGATTCTCAGACAACAAAGcatgattttgttttctattcaGACCGGTTGATTCGTTTG GTTGTTGAACATGGCCTGGGACATCTACCGTTTACCGAAAAGCAGGTGATCACTCCAACTG GTTCTGTGTATATTGGTGTGGATTTTTGTAAGAGGTTATGTGGTGTGTCTATCATCAGGAG TGGCGAGAGTATGGAGAATGCTTTGCGAGCATGTTGTAAAGGTATCAAGATTGGAAAGATTCTTATTCACAGAGAAGGAGACAACGGTCAGCAG CTAATTTATGAAAAACTACCCAACGACATTTCAGAGAGGCATGTATTACTGTTGGATCCTATCCTAGGCACAG GGAACTCGGCTGCTCAAGCTATTTCTCTAATTTTAGAGAAGGGCGTGCCAGAGTCCAACATTATATTTCTCAATCTCATATCT GCACCTCAAGGTGTGCACATGGTCTGCAAACGCTTCCCCAGAATAAAGATTGTGACCTCTGAGATTGAAAGTGGTCTGAACGAAGATTTTCGTGTCGTACCTGGCATGGGTGAGTTTGGGGACCGATATTTTGgaactgatgatgatgatcaagTGGTAGGTCCTCCATCAGTGTAG
- the LOC137716466 gene encoding fructose-bisphosphate aldolase, cytoplasmic isozyme 1-like — MSAFVGKYAEELIKNAKYIATPGKGILAADESTGTIGKRLSSINVENIESNRQALRELLFTSPNALPYLSGVILFEETLYQKSSDGKPFVEILQENNVIPGIKVDKGTVELAGTNGETITQGFDSLGARCAQYYKAGARFAKWRAVLKIGLTEPSELSIQQNAQGLARYAIICQENGLVPIVEPEILTDGDHDIKKCAAATEKVLAAVYKALNEQHVLLEGTLLKPNMVTPASDSPKVTPEVIAEYTVTALRRTVPAAVPGIVFLSGGQSEEEATLNLDAMNRLDVLKPWTLSFSFGRALQASTLKTWGGKKENVAKAQETFLTRCKANSDATLGKYSGGSASGLASESLFVKGYKY, encoded by the exons ATGTCAGCCTTTGTTGGCAAGTATGCTG AGGAGCTTATAAAGAATGCCAAGTACATTGCCACCCCAGGCAAGGGCATATTGGCAGCAGATGAGAGCACAGGCACTATCGGCAAGCGTCTATCCAGCATCAATGTCGAGAACATTGAGTCCAACCGCCAAGCTCTCCGAGAGCTTCTTTTCACTTCTCCCAACGCCCTCCCTTACCTCTCAGGTGTCATCCTCTTCGAGGAGACCTTGTACCAGAAGAGCTCTGATGGCAAACCCTTCGTCGAAATCCTCCAGGAAAACAATGTCATTCCAG GGATCAAGGTTGACAAGGGCACCGTTGAGTTAGCTGGAACAAATGGAGAAACAATAACCCAAGGCTTTGACTCTCTGGGAGCTAGGTGCGCACAGTACTACAAGGCGGGTGCGCGTTTTGCCAAGTGGCGTGCCGTGCTCAAGATAGGCCTCACCGAGCCCTCGGAACTGTCCATCCAGCAGAATGCGCAGGGCTTGGCTCGCTATGCGATCATCTGCCAGGAGAACGGACTAGTGCCAATCGTTGAGCCAGAGATTTTAACTGATGGAGATCATGACATTAAGAAATGTGCAGCTGCTACTGAAAAGGTTCTTGCAGCAGTTTACAAGGCACTCAATGAGCAACATGTTCTTCTTGAAGGCACACTCCTTAAGCCCAACATGGTTACTCCAGCCTCTGACAGCCCAAAg GTTACGCCAGAGGTGATAGCTGAGTACACAGTGACTGCACTCCGCCGGACAGTCCCAGCAGCTGTGCCTGGGATTGTGTTTCTGTCCGGTGGACAAAGTGAGGAAGAGGCAACACTCAACTTGGATGCAATGAACAGGTTGGATGTGTTGAAGCCATGGACTCTTTCATTCTCATTCGGGCGAGCTTTGCAAGCAAGCACACTCAAGACTTGGGGTGGGAAGAAGGAGAATGTTGCAAAAGCTCAGGAGACGTTCTTGACAAGGTGCAAGGCAAACTCAGATGCCACACTTGGAAAGTACTCTGGAGGAAGTGCTAGTGGATTGGCTTCTGAGAGTTTGTTTGTCAAGGGATACAAGTACTAG